In the Candidatus Hydrogenedentota bacterium genome, one interval contains:
- a CDS encoding RDD family protein, with protein sequence MDWYYIRGTEQTGPVPDSTLADLALRGEITPETLLWRAGMQDWAPARIAAPELTAAVSAPDGASAYGSAGFDAPTAQCMVCGTIYPAEEVIYIGQHLVCAACKPLYLQRLREGVPLTGAQEVRFGGFWPRLAAKIIDGIILAPASFVLMLVLGFLMVGTTGESEPNPFLFVGYQVLMNGVMWGINMVYVTLFVGRFGATPGKMVCRLRVVTADMQEMTYLRAFARFWGEFVTGMTFGIGYIIAAFDSEKRALHDYICNTRVIGT encoded by the coding sequence GTGGACTGGTATTACATTCGAGGGACCGAACAAACCGGCCCCGTGCCGGATTCGACGCTGGCCGACCTCGCGCTTCGCGGCGAGATCACGCCGGAAACTCTGCTCTGGCGCGCGGGGATGCAGGACTGGGCTCCGGCCCGCATTGCAGCTCCGGAACTGACGGCGGCCGTCAGCGCGCCCGACGGCGCCTCGGCCTACGGGAGCGCCGGGTTCGATGCGCCCACGGCGCAATGCATGGTATGCGGCACCATATACCCGGCTGAAGAGGTCATATACATAGGCCAGCACTTGGTCTGCGCGGCCTGTAAACCGCTGTATCTGCAGCGCCTGCGCGAGGGTGTGCCCCTGACGGGCGCACAGGAAGTGCGGTTTGGCGGATTCTGGCCCCGGCTTGCGGCCAAGATCATCGACGGGATCATCTTGGCGCCCGCATCGTTCGTCTTGATGCTCGTGTTGGGATTCCTGATGGTGGGGACCACGGGCGAATCCGAGCCCAATCCATTTCTTTTTGTTGGGTACCAAGTCCTGATGAACGGGGTGATGTGGGGGATAAACATGGTCTACGTGACATTGTTTGTTGGCCGTTTCGGCGCTACGCCGGGCAAGATGGTATGCCGTCTGCGGGTGGTAACGGCGGACATGCAGGAGATGACCTATCTCCGGGCATTTGCCCGTTTCTGGGGCGAATTCGTCACGGGCATGACGTTTGGGATAGGCTACATCATCGCGGCGTTCGACAGCGAGAAGCGCGCGCTGCACGATTACATCTGCAACACGCGGGTGATAGGGACCTAA